Within Solea solea chromosome 1, fSolSol10.1, whole genome shotgun sequence, the genomic segment GGGAGGACACAAACATGATGCGGCCCATTCTTCGTTCCTTCATGGTGGTGATGACGGCCCGTGTCGGGTAAACGCTGCCCAGGTAGTTCACCTCCATCAGTTTCTTTGGGAAAAATGGCCAAAGTTCTCACATAATATAATGCTAATGTCCACAGCGTGCATGCAATTATGTGAAACAACAATCTAATGTTCTCTTCacgtataaaacataaaaagctTATCTGTGGTCTTCATTCATTACGTCGATCTAAAGCGagattgtattgtatttataaCCTGAGTGGCCTTGGTGTTACGCATAGGCACTTACTTTAAAGCGGTCCACCTCCATTTCGTCAAACTTTGCAGAAATGGACGTTCCAGCACAGTTCACGAGCATATCAACAGGTCCCAGCTTCTCTTGAGCCTGCATGAAAGGAAAAACTCTACCTCAGCCCTTCAGCCCTGCATTATTGAATGACTGTGATGGAGAGGGTAACATTACCTGTTTTATCACACTTTCCACTTGATTATAATCACTGGAGACATCCACTGATATGCAGAGCACCACCTGAACACAGAAAATGTTACATGATCTTTTGGGATTTAATACAAACCGGCATTATCCTTTACAAACATTTCAACTGTCTTTCTTTTGAATAAAAAAGGATAACACACTAAATCCAAACCTGCTTGTCATTGATGGCAAATTTCTCCACCTCTTTCTTTGCTTGAAGTAATTTAgcctgaaggggaaaaaaagtacacatttaacttgctaaattaaaaataaagcacaCCAAGCAAAGGCGTTGAGCAGATCCCGAACTTGATATAGAACCAGTTTACCTGGAGAATTAATCTCACCGGGTTTGACATCAATGATTTTGCTATGACAACCAATGGATTATGACAAATGCAGGCACAGAGGAATGACTGGGTTTAACGAGTTTTGTGCTCACCTCGTCTCGTGCCACCAACGTGATGAATGCTCCTTGCCTGTAACACTCCATTGCAATGCATTTCCCAATCCCACTTGAGCCTCCTGTCAcctaaaagttaaaaaaagaggaggattAATGAAATCAACATTTAGGGTGGTGTAGCAAGAGAAGCTGTACTTCTTATCATGCACCTTAACTGAGATAAAAAATGATTGCCCTTTAAATAGAAATTGTTTTAATACTGTTTAATGGCTGAAATGTTTTCAATGTTAATGTTggaattgttgtgtttttattttggtctgtTGGACGTGTGCGAGTTCTGCTCACTGTACAACAAAGAATTGACCCTtaggaaaaatgaaaacattctattctattttacaTCGTCTATATATGCCATAGGCTGTTACCATATCTGCATACTAAAATGAGCAGAAAAGCACGTTGGTCAATtacgtttgttttttcaaatgctCTTGGATAAGTTGTGGAGtaaatacattatacattttattgacaTGGAAATTAtgaatggctttttttttccagtgtctGTGTAGGCCACTCTATGTTAGCAGCCAACCCAAATTAGAAATACATTAACACTgtatacttaagtatgtttacTTATCACAAGTCATATAATCAACGCTATATGAAACGTTATTGCATGATGCAGGTTTTAAGAACATGCAGCCCTATTATATATGACAAAGATTCAAAACAATGCACACCAAAGTGTGAGAATATGCAACTGGCAGGGAATAAATTCATATGGTTCATTGTGCActattaatttttaatttttgtttaaaacagtAAGTAGCTACTAATGTGTCAACTTCATCTAGTCTGGATGGGCATTGAAATATCTGTAATTATTCctctttaattaaaatatcagatATCCAAAGTGACATTCTTCCTGCCCTCGATGGTCATTTCTAATATTAGTTGCTTGGTGAGATTAAATTTAACTTTCTCAATCACACAGTGGAGAAATGCACTTGTTATAGCAGCAAACAGTCAGATCCAGAAACACATATGAGCAGAATGACCAATAAAAagaatgtaaaaacacaaatactaaAAAGAATATTAGAATacctataaaataaaactaaaatataagagacaattgtatttttttttttttatgaagataTTTGCATAATATACAACACACCCCTCACTGTGGAAAGAGGCGTGAACAAGTGATGTGGCAGGCACAGAAGATACAGTGAGGAGGAAAACATATCTACAACTTTCTACTGGGACAAATGACGTCATATTTGTAGACACGCTATTAAATGTTATAATGGCCAAATATCCCCAGCAGGCATACAGAGCATTAACTGTGGTGGTTTTTTAGAATAAAGGTAGCTTCTGAGTTACCTCACTGTGGAGTGGATGTTAGCTACCGTGCAGAGAGATGCTAGCTCTCCGGTGTACTTACCACGACGTGGGCCCCGTTCAGTTTCAGGGGTTTGGGGCTGATGAGAGGCGATATCATGTATAACAGCAACACAAAGGCAACAATGAAGGCAGCGACCACCAGAAGCATGATGAACGGCAGAAGGAGCCACCAGGAATTTATGAAAAGCCAATCCGCGATCGAGGAGATCAACCCTTCCTCAGAGGACATGGGTGAAATCTGGCAGTCGTTAGCTTATTTGCTAACTAGCAGGCCAGCTTCAACCGTGCGATAACGGTGCTAAAAGCAGGTGGCGGCCCTGGAAAAGGGGGTGGGGAGATGCAAAAGTCGGAGGAGGGATTGAAGGTGGGCCTGGCGCTGGGTCAAAGACGTGAACAGTCGGGTTCGAAGCTGAAGTACCGGGATGGACCTTGGCCCCCGTGACAAAAACGCAGTCTgcataaaccaaaacaaatacaactgtGCACTGTGTGCGGACGCCGTGTGGTTGCACTCGGTACTTGTAGTCCTCAGCAGGAGACTGGCTCTACTATTGCGCCTTCACGTTGTCTGGGTATGAACTACAACTCCCACAATGCAACGCACTGCTTTCTCATTCGCCGTATCTGTGTCAGGGCGGTTTCAAGTCGTTGACCCTCAAAGATGTGTCAATTAACTATAAAAActgacttttaaaaacagattaacTGACCTTTCTACGAATTTCCTCAAATATTCTTCAGCACATTTGACATGGTAGTGGGGAGGGTCAGGTTTCATTAAGTGTTAGTCACCTGATATTAAACCTAAAAAAATAACAGTAGTTTTATACACTAAGTAGTATTAATCTCCATATAGTAAAATAGCTTGAAACTTGACATGACAAGAATCCACTTAGGTGCTCCctttaaaattattttacagTAGCACTACAATAGAGCTGCCTTTTCATTCACATTTCTTAAaaactttaaacacaaacagacatcactTTCTTTGataaactgaaaatgtaatacatgggttgttttttttttaaaatccccATTGTTTTCATCCTGTTTGTCTTCTGCACATTACCATTGCATGTAGAATTATCGTGGGTTAGCTTGACTGAAGTCTCACCTGTCAAGTCTTCAATATCttatgtgtttgctgctttatctcacttttgGACTgcattttctgactggaaaatgAATGTTGTAAACTGCCCAATCTTCTGtgccaaagtccacagagaagtcagcatttttagcttgcagggacacaggagctgctggtcgactaTAACTGTTACACAAGGATCCTTTCAAAATGAATTTATGCATTATAGTTTTTCCCCttagtttcattttgtttttatatattggACTTGTTTAATGCCTTCGCAACCCTcagcagattcattttgcattaaTAGCCTTagttatttcattgttttaccTCTGTGTTCCACTAGAGAAGCACTTGTTTGGTACCTTCTATAAtcaagttaataaataaaaattaaaaaacaagtttttcaaTTGGTAAGATAATGTAAATAAGTATAAAATTAAAGTGTGAAACGTTTAACAAACCCACACCACTacttaaatatgaaataacaagttgttgtttttcccttaCAAAAAGTAAACAGCTGTTCCTGATATAGCTATTACCTTTATTTACATGttggaaatgaaaaacagaaaattgtATGCATGGGTTGACCTCTTCATAAAATAAAGGCTGAAGAGTTGGATACATgtatagacatttacagtaagataaaagacatttcccatCAAAACTCAGAAGTGACAGTTTGCACACCTTCAGCGCTTAGTAAGTACAATCTCTAAAAGAGCTTAAATGAAATGTGCAAGTATTCTACTTAGTTGTAATGACAAATCACTCATTTATGCAGTTTGAAAATTTAGAAATAAACCTATACAAAAAAGGATTTTGCTGCATTTCTGGAAGGCACATGGTACACACCGACACTTATGGCTACATATACTCCACGCAGGGAGATGCATTCCAATGTTAAGTGTACAAGTTTGTGGTTTTCTTTCACCTGAACCACCTGTGTCCAGCTTCAACAAATCAAGCATGTTTGACCAAATTTTGATGTGTAATATTTTTTAGTGTAAGgcttagttttgtttttttgcagtgtctATGAAGAATAATTAGGCTGTGGATTGGTGTGTCGTGAGAATAAACATGAGCCGAGTGACAAAGCTAACAAGtccttcaaaaaataaaaaggtaacaTAATTCTGATACGGCACAATTCGTGATCCATTAAACCAAAATTGCCACTGGGGCTAATGCTGAGTATCTCTGTCAAACTCTGCTGtctgccaccttgtgataatGACATTTCACCAACACAAACCCTGTGAACGATCGCTTCCCCAGTTCACATCCCTACTCCAAAGGTATATATATTCCAAAGTGCAGTATACACAAtaaaatgcttgtttttcttACTACAATAGAGAATATATAAGGGGTAATTAGTCTGGTGAGATGTATTGACTAAATATTAAGTATGAAATAGCAATTCCTCACTTAAAATCTCATTTGCAGTAACTGTGTATATGTTCAGTTGGTTTCCATAATCTGTGTAGTATTCAGCTCATCAACACCTTTACGCCTTGAGTCAACAACCCTCTAGAGTCTGTGGCATTGATTCTTTAATCAGGACAGTTGTAGATGGGAAGCCTTTAATCTTCTTTGGACACTGGTGAATATCAAATAAAAGTACACCTTCCAACTTTAGTGTGGTTATCAGAGTGGCAGGAGAGAGTATTCTTGCCCATTTATGATACAAAACCAAATCTAGTGAATGGCcgaaacagagaaacaaacaaaacaacaaggaCAGTAAAGACAATCACACTTCTTTTGCTTTGGTTCAATTTGACCGATTCATCTTGCCTAGCCTTCCTGTCCAAAGTCATCTGTGAATTTTTTCAGTTTGTCCAGATCTTGTTCGTTGACTGTTGGCTTTGTGTTGGACAGAGACCTCAGCATGTCAGactgaaaagaggaaaacataCGAGATGGTATTTTAAGAACGGGCTCAAACATGCATTTCGATTACCATCTAGTATTTTAATATACTGACCGTGCACACTATAGGCTCCAACAGTTTGTCGCTAGGAACCTCCATCCATGTCATTTCAATTGCATTGGGATCACCAGGTGAGCATGGAGTCAAAAGATCCTCTATGATCATATTGGGGTCATTTCTGGATGGACCTCGTACcttatttacaaaaataagaaaGTAGCTATAATAAGACATTACACTAACATACAGAATActgcaatcagagatggcagacttcagcCCATTCATGCCACAAGGCGCTGTTGGTCATATTGACAAgtgtaaatatgtaaacacgaacagacagacagagagacagacacacacacagagccactaaaaacaatacttcactccatAATAAACAGTGATATGAAAGACATACCCGCTTGAAGTGGGTTGCTGACTGGACCTTTCGAACTGGCTGCATCAGAGCGTCTCTGACAATGACACTGATATCTGCTCCTGAATATCCATCAGTCTTCTTGCCCAGAGTGACAAAGTCAGATTCATTGAGGCTGTTAGGAGTCGATCCAAGGTGGAGTTTGAACATGAAGGAGCGGGCGTGCTCCTCAGGAAGAGGGATGTAAATCCTTTTCTCAAATCtgaaacaaaatattattaatgGACAGTCAGCACACACTTGAAGGGCCACATGGTTCATAACcacttttaataaagaaaaaaaatattaacctTCTTCTGATGGCTGAGTCTAGGGTCCATGGGATGTTTGTTGCACCGAGTACCAGCACTCCCTCATTGTCATTCCCCACACCTGTACgatgacaacaaaaaataaaattaaaacattttacacTACCCGCCGCAATGATCTGCCGTATGTCATGCAGCTCTGCGTGTTGGCTGCACACTCACTGTGGGACATCTGCTATGTTTTACATAAAGTCTGTCTTATAAGCAAGAATAGGCAAGGGGTCTATTCCCAAAAAAAGCCATGTGACACACTCCGTGTCACAACATTCAGCAATTACTAATATTTTCACACTCACCCTGCATCTGAACCAGGAATTCTGTCTTTATACGACGAGCAGCCTCACTCTCGTTCTCACTTCTTGAGCCACAAAGAGAGTCAATCTCATCGATGAAGATGATGGAAGGCTTGTGCTCCCTTGCAAGGGAAAAAAGGTTCTTCACCAATCTGTGAAATAGAAGGAAAACTTACAAGACAAGAAAAGGActttgctgcttctttttttttttacttaacccATGCTTGTGGATTGAAATGATTGTTGATGAAATAACTCACTTTTCACTCTCTCCCAGCCATTTGGACACAAGGTCAGATGAAGAGATGGAGAAGAATGTTGAGTTGTTTGCCTCTGTGGCCACAGCCTTAGCTAGATAGGACTTTCCTGTACCTGGAGGACCAAAGAGCAAGATCCCCCTCCATGGAGTTCTCTTTCCTGTTATTGAAGCGCAAACGTAACTTCAGTCTATAGTAGTTCAGCATCAACAACAATCATCAACTCCACACATTTAGGCAtggtcaagacaacctgctgGAGCAtcacaaaatgaaagaaatgtgatttaaatgactttaaacatggcatggttgttggtgacAGACAGGCTGGTCTGAGAATTTTAACACACAGCCGTCagtagggtttacagagaatggtcaaaaaaagagaaaatatccagcgaGCAGCAAAAAATTTATTGATGAAGCCAGAGGTCAGACTAGAATGTTACACTGGTCTGAAGCTTAACAGTAACTCATGTAATTACTGGTCACAACCAAGGTGTACAGAAGACCTCTGAACATACAACACAGAACTGTAGCTCCTGCCACTTTAtaaggtgtcctgtgtacctcaTAAAGTGGCAAGTAAGAGTCGATGTATCATTATAGAAAAAGGTAAAGAGGTGGTCTTCCTATTAACTAACATTGAATACCTGTGAAAAGGTGGGGGAATTTGATAGGAAGAATAACAGCTTCTTTCAGGGCCTCCTTGGCTCCTTCTAAACCAGCAACATCACTCCATTTGATATTTGGTTTCTCCATGACAAttgcacctaaaaaaaaaaatgcattacttAGAACTCTAAACAATGCTGTAGTAATGACATTATTACTTCCAATTCCTAAATATGCAAAGCCCACAGAATACTTAATAGCATAATTATCACAGCATAAATTATTACAAACCTGAGAGCTGATTTTggaatttctttttctctggatcatcaccttcatcacttTCATTCCTagactcacaaacacaacattgttAAACATTGCCTACACATGGTTGGGCAATGTGACGATTTTTCACCCGGCTTTAAATGGCATGACATAAGCAGACATACCCCACTGCCCCACCCATAAACACACCCTTTATCATCTGACTGTGACTCTTTGACGGGCTTAGCAGGAGGagccttctctttcttctttagATACTCCTTCAACTTCTCTGCCCTGTCCAAGTATTCAGCACATTTTGCCCGGATGCTTTGTTTAGCTTTATCTCCTTGGGCTtcatctgtgagaaacaaaagcacaaacgGGGAAAAGGTTACTTTTTAGCCATGTCTGTCAGTCATATTATTAGATCGTGGCAGTGATCTGAAGACTGATCTagattcaggattttttaagtTGAAAAGGATTGTTAACATGGAGAGGACTGGATTGACAAAGTCTGCATTCCTATTATTGCCTGTTATTTTGGGGACCTAATAGGCTTCGAGTCTTATCAATGTTGTCACACGTGAATAtcagacagaaagaaacaacatactgtatgtaatgcCAATACAATGTCTTAGGTCTTACATTTCACCACAtgaaggaagtactgaacaGCAGCCTGGTAGAGACGCAGAGCCTCCTCAAAGTTCTGAGCTTTATCCTCCTGAGCCGCCTTGCTGGCAAGATCAATTGCTttctgaaagaaaacagaaagaacaACTTTAGCAACTTTTACATTGGCCAGTGCCAATAACATAATAGATCAACTCTTATTAATAACAATTTCAGGTTTACCAATATAATTTTTTCCTATGGCCGATGCCAATATTTATAATTAGGGTAGCTGATGTCCTGTATATGAGGCCAGTTTAATTTGACTAGTATATTTGGCTAgtgtgcttttttccccctccattgGATATGCAATCAAATGAATGATACACAGTATTGCTTGACTGTGTAATTAAAGCACTAGACttacacattttaaactctTGTAACCCCATATATTTGTCATAATTAACTGATTAAGATAGATCAAGATATTAATCTTCATTACATGAAAATACATGAAAAGATACGTCTATTTAAAAGAATGAGTCATGTCATGTAGCTTTACAAATGGCCTTTATGCACTGTACTTCATTATGTAATGATATTATTAAACGCCATGACATCACCCAAGCACTGGTTTAGTGGATGTCACACAATTGAGTCTGGAATGTCtagcactgaaaataaaaaaaatattgtaaataaacacaaccaTATCACCTGAAGAGTCTGATATAAGCGCTTTCTATCAgaggttgttgtgtttttaaaaagtcatgtaAAATCACTTACTTAGCAATAGTAATCTCATTAGCAGGCTCTACGTTAGTAGAAAACACCTGCCATCGTTCAGCACATAATGTAACTAAATAAATCATACACATTGCGCACTAGTCGTAGTATTAGTTTTTGGTGATCAGTTACTGAAGTTAAATACGGAATTTATGTCACGTTAGCTGTGCTAGCTAGCATGCTAGTTAGCAGCTAATGCTTCAATCGATACGTTTAAAACTACCAGAAGCATCATAACCGGACACTACCTAACACAAGTAGCTCACACTTTTAGTCAACACAAACAAGAGCAATTTGCCGGTTTATTTCAAGACGTGGACAACTTTGATACCGCATTTACGCCTTGTGTTTAGCTCCGTGGTTGTTCTTCAACTTACCTGTAAATTATTGTTGGTAGCCATAAGGGCCGATCGCTTTGTCCAATAATCCAAAGGAATATTACACCGCCGCGGCTAAACAACTCTTCTCTATCCTGCTATGCAGTTTAGCCCGACAAGTGCAAATTTAACGGGAAAAATCAAGCTTTTTCAGACTTGTTTTCGTTTCCTGATCGCTACCGAGTTAGAGCTAGGAGGAAACTTCCGCATTGAAAAGTCGATACTGGCGTACACGGAATGTGATGACGTCAAGACGTAGAAGTGGCTTGCCTTTGGTGTGCCAAAAATAATCTGTCTGCTAGAAACTGATTCGGCTCAACCCCTACACATACCTATGGAGCGGAGAGGGCGACAATTTTAATATAGAAGCCTCCTCAATAAAACCCCAAAGTGTTTTTGAACCAAAAATATGAGGAGCCACAtatcactttttggcaactgGAATACCTCAACTGTTTATATTAGCCCTTTACAGGCATTTCAACAGGTGCCAAATGGCACAGTGCCATAAAGATAATTGAAAAACCAAATCATTTCTTTATTAAGGAAACATCTGTAAATGATTTTAATCACAGTAGTTTCCAAGCACATGCATAAACAATACCAACTACAGACATACCCTTCTATCACCATGGATGTAactattgtatattttattgtattgtaatatTGTATATTTGCATGTGATGACGATATACAAATGACACAGTTCCAGCTGAGCCTGATCATTTTCTGGTGGACAATAACTTTTTTGGCACGCCACCTGCAGACTCACTTTAGCTCTCTTAGCCTTAATTCAGATAGAAATGCTAAAGAAAATgctaaatatttcaaaaattaTAAACAGCAGAAAAAAGTTACATTTAGGCTTGCATGTCCTGGATGacaaatgctgactcagcactcCTAACAAATATCTTGGTTCTAAACATATAAAGCACAGACTAGGGGAAAAGGTTACTCTTATGTGTACCACTTTAgccccatttttatttttgatgcaGTTGATGTGGCTTATGTGGTTATCATAATCCATAGCTAATACCATTTACCTCTCATATGTACAGTGCAGTCAGTGGGTTTAACCATTATAGGAGACCTATATTGAGCCACAAGTCTGACGACCTGTGTATATTTCTGAAACAAAGTGTAATTTTGTAAGAACCTCTTTATTCACGAGGTACTCCTGAAGTTCTTCCACTCTATCCAGGTACTGTTTACATTTATCTCTGATCTTCTGGTTGCCATCTTTACCCTGTGGTTCACCTGATGATGAAAAGGAGAGcattcatttcatgtcatttgtTGTTACACTTTTTTCACACATTGTGTGAACCCATTTTACCATGGTTTAAATGTAGCAGACATTTGCTCATATTGAAAAATGATACACTACAACTTTAATGCACATTTCATAATCCACATTTCACATCTTAACTTTAACCAGGTTTTCAAaaatgagttttgttttttttgctgccaaattaagaccaggctttggtccttatgaggactactgatccTGAAAAAGTTAGTGTTACATACCAGACAAGGCCCTAAAGAGGGTACAAAAAttagtaaacacacaaatattcacacacacacacacacaaccatcaaAATGATCAGATGTTGACATTCTGACGCACGTTTTACAATATGCAGAAAGTACTTGACTGCATGTTGGTAGGAGCGAATGGCCTCCTCATAGTTCCCAGCCTGATCCTCCTGTGAGGCCTTCTGGGCTACAGCAATGGCTTTCTGCAAGAGCATGTAATGAATCATTATTATGAATAATGCCACCTATTATGATGGAAACCTGCTATTATTGAATATCAAGAGAACCCTGctttatatgacatttaaaacacaaacagtaaattaataatttcacacactgacactgaatcAGGGGACTCTCTTCTTATGCATGTATTTACACCACTGACCAAAACAAATTCCTAGTAATATGTAAACTCAGTCTTGTATTAATACTTGAGTAAGTCCAGAAAATTattttggtagaagttgaagccacttttttataatattacttaagtaaaagccttaaagtatatgacctttactgtacttaagtatcaaaagtaattttctgaaggttgtgggttcaattcctagCTCTGctggtctatatgtgtccttgagcaagacacttataACCCCACGTTGCAGCATATGAATGGGTGACTGGgtgaaaactatagtgtaaagcagctcatcgagactagaagagctatatataaataaataaatcaccaactcttcttcttctgattttatttggtagtaacgagtaacacaGATAGGGGTAATGTATtggagtgaaagtaaaagttgctggaaatataacaaacaaagtaaagtacagatacgtgaatatTGTACTTAAATATAGAAACGAAATATCTGTACAGTGCTGTTACATTGCAACACTGTGTAAACTGTGCCTGTCAATCGGATTTCTGATTGATATGAATCGCTATTTTAGGTCAGTGATGAcattcagaaacacacaaataccaACACAGACAACGTCAGCACAGCAGACTCTGACTGCATCTGCACACAATTTTGGACTGGATCCTAATCAAGCGTCTGCTTAAACAAGCAAACATCAGGACAGCAAACAATTAGGTCATACACATGCTGCGTTGTTGTTCCCACACGTAACCAAACTTGTGACACCCGCATCAATAATCAACAAACAGGCAGGTTTCCGGTT encodes:
- the kdsr gene encoding 3-ketodihydrosphingosine reductase gives rise to the protein MSSEEGLISSIADWLFINSWWLLLPFIMLLVVAAFIVAFVLLLYMISPLISPKPLKLNGAHVVVTGGSSGIGKCIAMECYRQGAFITLVARDEAKLLQAKKEVEKFAINDKQVVLCISVDVSSDYNQVESVIKQAQEKLGPVDMLVNCAGTSISAKFDEMEVDRFKKLMEVNYLGSVYPTRAVITTMKERRMGRIMFVSSQAGQIGLFGYTAYSPSKFALRGLAESLQMEIKPYNIYVTVAYPPDTDTPGLTEENKTKPLETKLISETSGVCQPDQVAKIIVRDAVQGNFNSSVGPDGYMLSALTCGMSPVTSITEGLQQIVTMGLFRTIALFYLGSFDSIVRRCMIQREQLKAADKRE
- the vps4b gene encoding vacuolar protein sorting-associated protein 4B isoform X2 translates to MATNNNLQKAIDLASKAAQEDKAQNFEEALRLYQAAVQYFLHVVKYEAQGDKAKQSIRAKCAEYLDRAEKLKEYLKKKEKAPPAKPVKESQSDDKGNESDEGDDPEKKKFQNQLSGAIVMEKPNIKWSDVAGLEGAKEALKEAVILPIKFPHLFTGKRTPWRGILLFGPPGTGKSYLAKAVATEANNSTFFSISSSDLVSKWLGESEKLVKNLFSLAREHKPSIIFIDEIDSLCGSRSENESEAARRIKTEFLVQMQGVGNDNEGVLVLGATNIPWTLDSAIRRRFEKRIYIPLPEEHARSFMFKLHLGSTPNSLNESDFVTLGKKTDGYSGADISVIVRDALMQPVRKVQSATHFKRVRGPSRNDPNMIIEDLLTPCSPGDPNAIEMTWMEVPSDKLLEPIVCTSDMLRSLSNTKPTVNEQDLDKLKKFTDDFGQEG
- the vps4b gene encoding vacuolar protein sorting-associated protein 4B isoform X1 → MDSTNLQKAIAVAQKASQEDQAGNYEEAIRSYQHAVKYFLHIVKREPQGKDGNQKIRDKCKQYLDRVEELQEYLVNKEKAIDLASKAAQEDKAQNFEEALRLYQAAVQYFLHVVKYEAQGDKAKQSIRAKCAEYLDRAEKLKEYLKKKEKAPPAKPVKESQSDDKGNESDEGDDPEKKKFQNQLSGAIVMEKPNIKWSDVAGLEGAKEALKEAVILPIKFPHLFTGKRTPWRGILLFGPPGTGKSYLAKAVATEANNSTFFSISSSDLVSKWLGESEKLVKNLFSLAREHKPSIIFIDEIDSLCGSRSENESEAARRIKTEFLVQMQGVGNDNEGVLVLGATNIPWTLDSAIRRRFEKRIYIPLPEEHARSFMFKLHLGSTPNSLNESDFVTLGKKTDGYSGADISVIVRDALMQPVRKVQSATHFKRVRGPSRNDPNMIIEDLLTPCSPGDPNAIEMTWMEVPSDKLLEPIVCTSDMLRSLSNTKPTVNEQDLDKLKKFTDDFGQEG